GGCAGCACCGGGGGATCAGGCAGCAGTGCCTATGAACTGGGGGGAAACAGTGAACAAATCCCCTACAGCGTTGCCTTCTCAGACAACCTGGCTGCAACTTCAGGTATTTCCCCAGATAGCCTGGGAGATATCTCCGGTAGCTTTAGCCGAACTTCGGATGAAAACTGCCTTTCTGATAATGCGCGAATTTATATTTCCATTGCGCCCTCAGACTGGGAAAACGCGGGCGAACCTCTCTACACCGATGCACTCACAGTAACGGTGAGCAGCCAGTGAGCTAAATACAAAATAATCCTTTAATCCGCCCAGCCTGCTATAGGCAAGCAACCAATTCTAATTAGCCACTAAGAGGAAAACGAACCCGCTCACTCTGCTGCCCTCGTAGTAAAACTTCCAGCTCACCGCCAACGAGTTTACCCGTTACTTCGATACTGGTGCCAGCGTATAACCGACCGGTGGCCTCAAGTTTTTCACACTTCTCTTCAGTCACACAATGACGTACTTCCACGACTTCTACATTAATATTGCCACTATTCGTGAGTCGGTAATTATCCCCTTCAGCCACTAAATCAATTTTATAAGCTCCGCCTTTTGGCTGCACAAATACCAATGCCTGATAAGCTACAAGGATTTTTAGTGCCGTTCTGTCACTCTTGATATCACCTACAACAGGTTTAAAAGTCACCCGGTAGACTTTTTCCTCTTCAAGATCTCTATCTAAGGCCATTAAGCGAAAGCGCTTTCTCTCTCCGGGGGCCAGGACAGCTCTTGCGGGGCTGACAAGAAGTTTAAATTCATCGGGATTTATCACCCTGACTCGGCTCTCATTATCATGGCCGGGGTTATCCACACGGAATATTTCAGTTTGGATATATAGCGTCTCATTATCTGGATTGCTGACGAGAACATCATCCCGGGCGCTGGGAGTATCTTCCAGGTAAAGGACAATTTTATCCACAGACATAGCTGCCATTACTGGCTGGACGACAAAGAGTAGCAGTGAAAGCAGTACTTTTTTCATAAAGAGCGGGTAGTTTTAGAACTTCTTAAAGTAAGCGCAATATCGGGCTGTTTTATCCACAAGTCAAATCGGAACCTAATGAGCCTCCCTTAAATCAATATCACCAGCCCCGCTAGTAAATAAGAGGCAATACTGATTTGCCCTACACCGCCTGAAAAGTAAAACACTGCCAACGTAATAGATCATCCTGACGCGACATACCGCTAGCTAACTCAGTGGCGCGCTATCCATATGGGCAGTATGCAATCGATTCAGCATCATCACTATGTAAAAACCCCAGCCCTCCATTGATAGCCCTCTGGTCCCATATTTCCTCCCCGTGAACCTTGCAACAGCGGTGGCACCGTCTATTTTTCCTGTATGACCCGGCTCCAGCCAGGGTCCGGTTCATCTCTGGGCAAAGGCCAAATTACGC
This DNA window, taken from Microbulbifer sp. VAAF005, encodes the following:
- a CDS encoding fimbria/pilus periplasmic chaperone, with product MKKVLLSLLLFVVQPVMAAMSVDKIVLYLEDTPSARDDVLVSNPDNETLYIQTEIFRVDNPGHDNESRVRVINPDEFKLLVSPARAVLAPGERKRFRLMALDRDLEEEKVYRVTFKPVVGDIKSDRTALKILVAYQALVFVQPKGGAYKIDLVAEGDNYRLTNSGNINVEVVEVRHCVTEEKCEKLEATGRLYAGTSIEVTGKLVGGELEVLLRGQQSERVRFPLSG